In Mixophyes fleayi isolate aMixFle1 chromosome 11, aMixFle1.hap1, whole genome shotgun sequence, one DNA window encodes the following:
- the HEPACAM gene encoding hepatic and glial cell adhesion molecule, which yields MKTERAGSVRALRSPTLLHLVWLLAVYTDLVEVVNITSHIQHIHGTYGKSALLSVQYSSASSDKPVVKWQVKREKAVTVVQSVGTEIIGNLRMDYKDRIQIFENGSLLISNLLLSDEGTYEVEISITDDTFTGEKSINLTVDVPISKPRVLAPSSTVLELAENFTLTCDHDNGTKPIYTWLKDGKSLTNDSRILLSHNHRVMTITKVLLPDDNIYTCLVKNPISSGRSAPIKLTVYRRSSLYIILSTGGIFLLVTLVTVCACWKPSRKEKHKLQSQASCEYVEHTEDPLKHEVEVIPRATERDCKNPVSLYILKEKESTEAEEDSPTESRTASDTSGSPSYTSTAPLSRSPTHCAHRCQRSPVRSPPANKDHGSPPLPAAPRSTVRTIRAAGVQMIREQEEE from the exons ATGAAGACAGAGCGAGCGGGCTCAGTACGGGCTCTCCGGTCCCCCACTTTGCTTCACCTAGTCTGGCTGCTGGCTGTGTACACAG ATCTCGTAGAAGTTGTCAACATCACCAGCCACATCCAGCACATCCATGGTACGTACGGAAAGTCGGCCCTTCTCTCAGTTCAGTACAGCAGCGCAAGCAGTGATAAACCAGTGGTGAAATGGCAagtgaagagagagaaagccgtAACCGTAGTGCAGTCCGTCGGCACAGAGATCATAGGGAATCTGCGCATGGACTACAAGGATCGGATACAAATCTTCGAGAATGGCTCCCTCCTGATCAGCAACCTCCTTCTGTCCGACGAGGGGACCTACGAGGTGGAGATCTCTATCACTGATGACACGTTCACCGGAGAGAAGTCCATCAACCTCACTGTGGATG TTCCTATATCTAAGCCTCGAGTCTTGGCTCCCTCGTCCACTGTTCTGGAGCTTGCAGAGAACTTCACCCTCACCTGCGACCATGATAATGGTACCAAGCCAATATACACCTGGCTGAAGGACGGGAAGTCACTGACCAATGACTCCAGGATACTCCTGTCCCACAACCATCGTGTGATGACCATCACAAAGGTCCTATTACCCGATGACAATATATATACTTGTCTGGTCAAGAATCCCATCAGCAGTGGACGTAGCGCTCCAATTAAACTGACGGTCTACA GAAGAAGTtctctgtatatcatcctgtcCACAGGGGGGATATTCCTGCTGGTTACCTTGGTAACAGTCTGCGCCTGTTGGAAACCATCCAGGAA GGAAAAACACAAGCTGCAGTCACAGGCGTCTTGTGAATACGTGGAGCACACAGAGGATCCTCTAAAACACGAAG TTGAAGTAATTCCTCGGGCCACGGAGCGGGACTGTAAGAATCCTGTCTCTTTGTACATATTGAAAGAAAAG GAATCCACGGAAGCAGAAGAAGACTCCCCCACAGAATCCAGGACCGCATCCGACACGTCTGGGTCTCCCAGTTATACCAGTACAGCCCCACTAAGCAGATCTCCCACCCATTGCGCTCACAGGTGCCAGCGTTCCCCTGTGAGGTCACCACCTGCCAACAAAGACCACGGATCTCCACCCTTGCCAGCAGCCCCCAGAAGTACAGTCCGGACGATCCGGGCCGCCGGTGTGCAGATGATCCGGGAGCAGGAAGAAGAGTGA